The Haloarcula rubripromontorii region CGACCGCAACCCCGCGCATCCGCTGGCGAACGCGCCCGACCAGTACGCCCACGTCAACGGCGAACCGGATCGGTGTGTTCTCCCCGACGCGCCGACCGTAAACGAACGCGTCCCGCCGCCGTCGCGCGCCGAGCGCGGCGGGGCGTCGGACTAACGGCCCCCGATCGGTCCCGCCGACCGGCGACCTGCTGTTCTCTCGCATCGTTGCCGACAGCGCCGCGTCAGCACTGGATTCCTTCCAGTCCTGCCATCTGAGTTCGGGATACTTACATACAGCGGCGACCCTGAGAGATTTGACGGCCACAGTAAGAGCGTGTCGCAGCGGGTTGCTTCGAGGTGCTATATCGGTCCCGTTTCACGGGAGATTATCTCAATAAGTTATGCAGATAGCGTAGCGAGTCACGGCGTACGTTTGGGGAACGTCACACAGACCAAATTTTATGTATTAGAAATGGGATAGTATACAGTGGGAGGTGAGTTACGTTGAGTACCAGAACTAACGGACCAGACGGTTTCGGCGGACAGTACGTCGACCAGCTGTTGCCGCGTCAGTCGCCGACGCGGCACGACCTCGTCCTCGCCGTCATCCCCGCGGTGTTCGTCCTCACACTTGTCGCCGCGGTCGTTCTGGACCTCTCGCTTCAGGTGGCAGTCGCTGTCGGCGCACTCGTTGGCGCTGTGGCGGTCATCGATGCACTCTTTATCCACCCACCGACCCGCGGTCGACGGCGAGGCGGTACGTGACATCGCGTTCCGGCGACAGGCCTGAACGCTGAGTTTTTTCGGATGCGATTTCACAGCGAAACGCGCTCTGCGCGTTCTGCAGCAGACAGCGAAAAAAGACGGCCGTATCGGTTACTCCTGTTGGGCGTCGACGACGGCGACGCCGGCGAGGTTCACGATGTCCTTGACCTCGTCGCCGCGCTGGAGGACGTGGACCGGCTTGTCCATGCCGACGAGCATCGGCCCGATGGCCTCAGCCCCGCCCAGCCGCTGGAGGAGCTTGTAACCGATGTTTCCGGCTTCGAGGTTGGGGAAGACGAGGACGTTCGCGGGGTCGTCGAGTTCGGAGAACTCGTAGGTGTCTTGCAGGATGTCCTCGACGACGGCGGTGTCGGCCTGCATCTCCCCGTCGACCGGGAAGTCGACGCGGTCGTCGTCCTGCAGGCGGGATACCGCTCGGCGGATCTTCTTCGTCCCGAGGTTGTCGACGCTGCCGAAGTTGGAGTACGACAGCATCGCCGCCCGCGGTTCGACGTTGAACCGGCGGGCCAGTTCTCCGGTGTGGCGGGTGACCTCCTCCAGCACGTCCGCGTCGGGGTCCTGATTGACCGTGGTGTCGGCACAGAAGATAACGCGGTTCTTGAACGTCAGCATGTACACGCCGGCCGCGTAGTCGGCGTCGTCGGCCGTGCCGATGACCTGCAGCGGCGGGCGCAGGGCCGACGGGTAGTGGTGGGTCAGGCCGGTCAGCATCGCGTCGGCGTCGCCCATCTCGACCATGACGCTGCCGAGGTAGTTCCCGTCCCGAATGAGTTCGTCGGCCTCGCGTCGCGTGATACCTTTCCGCTGGCGGAGTTCGTACAGCCGGTCGGCGTAGTCGGCCACGTCGGCTGTTTCGGGGTCGACGACGACGGGGTCGAACTCAAGCCCGAACTTCCGGCGCGTGGACTCGATGCGGTCGGCGTCGCCAATGAGTATCGGCTCGGCGATACCCTGTTCGACCAGCTGATAGGCTGCGCGGATCATCTTCTCGTCGTGGCCCTCGGCAAGCACGACTCGCTGGGGGTCGCTCTTGGCCTTGTTGAGCACGACGCGCATCATCTCGCGGGACTTGCCAAGCCGGGCTTCGAGTTCCTCGACGTAGGCCTCCGTATCGATTTCCGTCCGTGCCGCGCCACTCTCGATGGCGGCCTCGGCGACTGCGGGCGTCACCTCGAACAGGACTCGCGGGTCCAGTGGTTTCGGAATGATGTAGTCCGGGCCGAACTGCAGGGGCTGGTCGCCGTAGGCCTTGACGACCTCATCGGGCACGTCCTGCTTGGCGAGGTCGGCCAGCGCTCGGGCCGCTGCCACCTTCATCTCCTCGTTGATTTCGGTCGCCCGCACGTCGAGCGCGCCACGGAAGATGAACGGGAACCCGAGGACGTTATTGACCTGATTCGGGTAGTCTGAACGACCGGTCGCCATGATGACCGTGTCGTCGCGGGCGGACTTGGCAGACTCGTAGTCGATTTCTGGATCAGGGTTCGCCATCGCGAAGATGATGGGGTCGCTGGCCATCGACTGCACCATCTCCTGATCAACGATGCCGCCGACGGAGAGCCCGACGAACACGTCGGCCCCGTTCATCGCGTCGGCGAGGTCGCCCTCCGGGATGTCCCGGGCGAACTCCTGTTTGAATCTGTTGAGTTCCTCGTGCGTCGCGCGCTCCTCGGTGATGATACCCGAGGAGTCACACATTGTGATGTTGTCCTTCGAGACGCCCAGCGAGACGTAGAATTTCGCGGACGCAATCGCGGATGCTCCGGCCCCGGAGAAGACGACCTCCAGTTCGTCCAGTTCCTTCCCGGCGATGTCGGCCGCGTTGACGAGCGCCGCGCCGGAGATGATCGCGGTCCCGTGTTGGTCATCGTGGAACACCGGGATGTCGAGTTTCTCGCTGAGCCGGCGCTCGACCTCGAAACACTCCGGGGCGGCAATGTCTTCGAGGTTGATGCCGCCGAAGGTCGGTTCCATCGCCGCCACCGTCTGTATCATCGCCTCGGCGTTGTCCGTGTCCAGTTCCACGTCGAACACGTCGATGTCGGCGAAGCGCTTGAACAGCACGCCCTTGCCTTCCATGACCGGCTTCCCGGCTTCCGGGCCGATGTCGCCGAGGCCGAGCACCGCCGAGCCGTCGGAGACGACGCCCACGAGGTTCCCTTTCGCGGTGTACTCGAAGGCCCGCTCGGGGTCTTCGTCTATCTCGTTACACGGTGCGGCCACGCCGGGCGAGTACGCCAGCGAGAGGTCACGCTGCGTGTTCGTCGGCTTTGTTGTCGCAATCTCTATCTTCCCCGGCGGCTTGCTCCGGTGGTACTCCAGTGCGTCCTCGTCAAGTCCCATACCCGGATGTCGAACCCAACTGTAAAAAAGACAAGTTTACCGTCAACGAACGAGCGGTACAACGACGGTTGTCGAATACCAGCCGGTTGCAGCGGATTTTGCCCCGGTTGTATCCCACCAATTGGAAAATATCCACTGCCGAGACAGCGTCGTACTGGACCGCCTTCG contains the following coding sequences:
- a CDS encoding NADP-dependent malic enzyme, with the protein product MGLDEDALEYHRSKPPGKIEIATTKPTNTQRDLSLAYSPGVAAPCNEIDEDPERAFEYTAKGNLVGVVSDGSAVLGLGDIGPEAGKPVMEGKGVLFKRFADIDVFDVELDTDNAEAMIQTVAAMEPTFGGINLEDIAAPECFEVERRLSEKLDIPVFHDDQHGTAIISGAALVNAADIAGKELDELEVVFSGAGASAIASAKFYVSLGVSKDNITMCDSSGIITEERATHEELNRFKQEFARDIPEGDLADAMNGADVFVGLSVGGIVDQEMVQSMASDPIIFAMANPDPEIDYESAKSARDDTVIMATGRSDYPNQVNNVLGFPFIFRGALDVRATEINEEMKVAAARALADLAKQDVPDEVVKAYGDQPLQFGPDYIIPKPLDPRVLFEVTPAVAEAAIESGAARTEIDTEAYVEELEARLGKSREMMRVVLNKAKSDPQRVVLAEGHDEKMIRAAYQLVEQGIAEPILIGDADRIESTRRKFGLEFDPVVVDPETADVADYADRLYELRQRKGITRREADELIRDGNYLGSVMVEMGDADAMLTGLTHHYPSALRPPLQVIGTADDADYAAGVYMLTFKNRVIFCADTTVNQDPDADVLEEVTRHTGELARRFNVEPRAAMLSYSNFGSVDNLGTKKIRRAVSRLQDDDRVDFPVDGEMQADTAVVEDILQDTYEFSELDDPANVLVFPNLEAGNIGYKLLQRLGGAEAIGPMLVGMDKPVHVLQRGDEVKDIVNLAGVAVVDAQQE